In Desulfurococcaceae archaeon MEX13E-LK6-19, the genomic window AATTCATAGGGGGATTCATACATATCCCTCCGCATACCGATCTAGCTATGAGGATAGGATTGCCTGTATCAGTCTCTCTACATGAAATCCTTGATTCGATCAAATGTGTTTTAAGAGCTACTGTAAAATATGTTAAAAGATATGGCTAAGAATTTTTATGGTGAGTAAACGAAAAGTGTTTTATAGGAGGTACTTATTCTTGGATATAGAGGTGGCGATGTGATGAGTAAGACGTATGCTACACTTGGTGAACTAAAGCCTGGTCATTTCATTATAATTGATGGAGAGCCATGTAAAATTGTTGAAATGAGTAAAGCTAAAACAGGCAAGCACGGTAGTGCAAAAGCACATGTAGTTGCAATAAGCATCTTTACTGGAAACAAGAAGACTCTTGTAGCCCCTGTTGATCAGAGAGTAGAAGTGCCAATTATAGAGAAGAGAGTAGGACAAGTAATAGCTGACATGGGTAACTCTGTTCAGCTAATGGATATGGAGACTTTTGAGACATTTGAAGTAGAAAAACCAGAAGACCCAGACCTTGCTGAGAAACTAAAGCCTGGCGTTGAAGTAGAGTATTGGGTTGTTCTAGGGAGAAGACTTATTGTTAGAACAAGAGGTTAGGTTGTACAGTTCGGTTCAAACACCTTTATGCGTATTAGCCAATATTTTTAGGAAAAACTTCAACTCTATTGATAGGTTTACAAGGGCAGTTGCTTTCAAGGTTTTCATAGATTATACGAGGTTCCTTAAAGAGAATGAATTATGGAGAATTATTGATGAAATTACTGGCGGCCTAGGATACGAAAAAGAAAACATTGATTTGTTCCGTGTAATCCAAGTGGGATGTTTGATTTCTTGGGCAGAGAGGGTATCCCCTGGTGCACGAGTACTCGAAATAGGTACAGGTCTTGGACGGACAATGTATTGTATTTTATCTACGGTCAATAATGTTGTATATTATAGTATCGATGCGTCTCCAATAATTTTATCAATAGCTCTTTATAGGAACCCATTTGAATTATTCACGAAAATTCTCTGGAAACATAATGTTCATCTAATACTAGGTGATGCTGTCTCAATTGTCGATATAATGTTAAAAACAGGAATCAAATTTGACCATATAATACATGATGGTGGACCGAATCCCAAGAAAAACCCTAGACTATATAGTTTTGATTTCTTTAACAAATTAGTTAGTCTACTTAATGAGAATGGGAGGATAAGTATTTTCGGAGGAAGGGATCCCAGAACAGTTAGCAAAATATATGGAATACTCAGGGAAATTGGCGTCAAAGCAGAGACAATAAGTTATCCTGGGATAAAAATAAGGGTTATAAGAGGCGTTAAATAATCGATGAAGAAAAACATAGTCCGTCTTCTTTAAAGAAATAAAGCTTATAATAGGTTGTTCAGACCAAGGAATAGATAGAGCGGGCCCGTCGCCTAGCCAGGATAGGGCGCCGGCCTCCTAAGCAAGCCACGGGCTGCAGGGCGAGCCGGTTGTCCGGGGTTCAAATCCCCGCGGGCCCGCTTCTACTTCTATGATGAAGCCGGACCCTATAGTGATTGATGAACGAGTTCGCTAGTGCTGAACTGCTTTATACTTATTTAGTTCAAGTAGGGTACTTTTCTCAAGGGTTGCATATTGAGTATATCTATGGATCCTGCAATATACTCAGAGTTAACAAGAGTTTATGGTAGTTTGACTGAGAAACTACTATACTTAATGAAAAAGCCTTGCAAACGACATTATCTTCGTGTAAATACGTTTGTTACTACTCGGGGTGAATTACTGGATATTCTCCGGGAAAAATATCCCGATTACATTTTTGAACAGGATCCATATGTTGATGAAGCCATCTACATAGTCGTTAAGGGCCCGTACAAAATACCTCTTGTCGAGAAAAAAGTAGTAGTTGACTGGCGTGCAGCTGAAAGCATAATGCTTGGTGCAAACGTGTATGCCCCTGGTGTTATTGATTTTGATGATTTTACTGAAGGGGATGAAGTGAACATCATATCGCCTGGTGGCGATGTTGTTGCGTATGGTATTGCTAAAGTATCATCGGAGAAGTTAAGGTATATGAAGAAAGGAGTCGTGGTCGAAACTCTTGTTAGCGAGTATAAATTACCTCCAATAGCAGATATGGATGAATATAAGAGGGGGATGTTTTATCCACAAAGTCTCCCCGCAATGCTTGTCTCTAAGATAGTTAATCCAAAGCCTGGCGAGACTGTTCTTGATTGTTGTGCGGCACCTGGTGGAAAAACAAGTCATCTCATACAATTAAGTAAAGGACTAGCCAGGATAATTGCTGTTGATAGGAGCAGGCCTAAAATAAACAAACTTGTTGACACAATACATAGACTTAGATTGCCTCGCAACATACATGTAGTATTAGGGGATTCAAGGTACCTGCATGAAGATATGCCTTATTTAAAGCCTGACAAAATACTTATTGACCCTCCTTGTACAGGTCTCGGTTTTAGGCCAAAAATAACTATCAATAAAACGCAAAGAGATATCATGAATAGTATTAGTTATCAAAAACAATTCATCAATATGGCTAAGCACGTACTTAGAAAAGGAGGATTATTAGTGTATTCCACATGCACTATAACTTTCAGTGAAAATGAAGGTATCGCCATGTATATAAGGAACATGGGTTTTGAGAATATTGAATTGGAACTTCCTTATTGTAGTAAGGTGTATATTGATGATATTGTAGGGTATAGATTTGATCCGTTTACACATGATATGAACGGATATTTTATCACGGTTTTTCAGAAGACTTCTTAACGCTTTTCTTCTTTAAAGGCGAACCACAAATAGGACATTTGTCTTCTTTAAGATTTGAAGACGTATAGTAGCATGCAGGACAAAAGACAATGTACTTTCTAAGAGCATGTATTCCTCTGGTTCGTAGAGGTTTAAATGGTATACCCATGTGGAGCAATGTATTCTGTATAGAGTAGTCATCAGTTATTACAATGACTCTATTGTTGTTTGTTAAAAGCTCGTACGCCAATGCTATAACATCAATATCTGTACTTGACAAACTATGGTGTTCACCTATTTTTGTAGCGACTTCTTGGACGTATCTTATGTATCTATCAGACGGTTTCTTCACGATTATCCTATTTAATATCATGGCTAGCTCAACAGATTCTCTTGTTTCTTTATCTCGTGCCTCATCTAGGACAGAAGGTGTTGTATATAGAATTATATGGGACCCGTATACTTGGAGGGGATATTTGGCTAAGAACGCTGATGTATCAAGAACTAGGATTACCTTATTTGAATAATGTAATTCTTGATTCAAGTACTCTCTTCACCATATCGCGTCGTATTCCTACTCTGATTAGCCTTATGTAAATGTTCGGTTGCTGTACTTTAATTATGGTGTTTGGGGGTAAGGTGTCAATATTTATTCCGTCAATGTATATTTTTGTGTATCCATGTGGTTTTATGAATATTTTTGCAAACATGTGAAGGAATATGGGTTTGATGTTTAAATTGACTGGGTTTACAGGAGTCACAAGTATACCATAGATACGTGGCTCAATAATAGAGCCGCCTGCGGACAGGGCATACGCGGATGATCCTGTTGAGGTAGACAATATTATACCATCGCCCTCGATATAAAATGATGTCTCGTTGTATGGGGTCAATATCTTTACTTCTGTTGTCAATACTCTACCGAAATCGTTGGTTAGAATGGTCACCTCATTTAACGCATAGTAATTTTTGTTACTAAATGTAACATTTATTTTCTCAACTTTATCTACAAAGAAGTTTCCTGTGATAAGTTTCTTCACTATTTCTTCGGGAGGAATTTTATCGAGATCTTCGTAGAATATTGTTCTTCTACCACATGGTACTGGTAGAACAAATGCAGGTCTATCACCTAAACACCATGATATTCTTAATAACGTGCCGTCGCCGCCAATTGATATTATTAAATCATACTTGTCTAGTGATCCTGGCTTCACATCGTCAACCCATATTGATTCCACAGTTGATTTAAAGAATTTCTTGAGTGTTTTATAGTACTTCTGTGCTAGTGATACACAGTGTCCAACAGGCTTGTACACTACTGCAATATTCTTGAAGAACAATTTCCTTTCCACCTTATACAATTAATACCCTTGATAGGGAAAAATAGTTAGCGTTAAGAAAAAGAGTGTTCATCTTTGTTCAAGGTGATATAGTGGGCGTGATGTGTGTTAAAATAGAGAAGAAGCTGGCTGAGAAGGCTAGAAGAATACTGAAGTCTCATAACCTCATTAACAAGAACTATAGTATATACCGTGAAGGAGATTACGTCTTTATTCCTATTAGTGATGAAGAGGAAACTGTCTCGATATTAAGTAGAAATGGTGTTGAGGCAAGTGTTGTTGAGTGTAATCCTCCTCAAAAAGAGTATCTTCAGTTCTCAAGAATACCTTCTTATGACCTTGTAGACGATATTATAATAATTCGTGAGAAGGCTGTCAATGAATATGGTGATATTAATGAGTTAGTTAAATTGTTAACTTCTCTTCATCCTAAAGTGAAGGCGATATATGTTAAGGAATATACTGAATCGGTTTTTAGAGTTAGTAGACTCAAGCTTCTATGGGGTACTGATGTCGAAGAAGTTTTTGCAAAAGAATATGGGCTAAAATTCTTTGTGAAAATAAAAGACGTCTATTACAACCCTAGGCTCTCGACAGAGCATAGAAGACTCGCCGAATCTGTATCGGATGGAGAAGTTGTTTTTGATTTGTTTGCGGGGATAGGTGGTTTCTCTATACATATAGCTAGTCTCCATAAAGTGAAGATTTACGCCAATGACATTAATCCCGTAGCTGTGTATTGTATGCTCAAGAACATTATGCTTAATAGGAAAATGCTTAAAGGAGAGATTATTGTATCTCTTGCTGATGCAAGGAAACTAATCAACTACATTAAACCGGGTTCTGCCGATAGGATAATAGCTAATTTACCACATGAAAGCCTGAAGTTTATTGACGTCTATAATTATCTGTCTCGTGAGGGAACAGTTCTTCACATATATGTTCTTGGGAAGGAAGAAGACATGGAAGGCGTCATGACGCTTCTTGAATCAAGAGGATGGAGCGTAGAGTCTATCACTCCTGTTATTGATTATGCTCCTCATAAATTCATTTATCGAATCGATGCTGTTAAAAGAAATGACAAGAAATAAGGCGGTCAATTTAGCTCCTTTACGTAGATCATTTATTAAACGTCTATCAAGATCAATGGCTGCCTTACTTGCTTTAACCACAGCAGTAGCCGGATCTATATACATGCTCTTTCTAACGATAATCCTCCTGTCATCAGCGTACATAAGACTCTCATTCCCATGTCCTACAATGATCTCCAGGTTCTCATTAACTTTAAGAAAGATTATTACTACCGAGAATCTATTTCTTACAAGTTTTTTGAAATCAGGATTGAAATCAGAGAGCGCCTTGTCTGCTTTAACACCTATTATGCAATCACCACGAGGAGTTAAATAGGGATCTCTTGTAATCTCAAATGTTGTCTTGTGGCGAGCTGTGATGTTCTCATGCCCTTCTGCATTGACTACTTCGATCTCATGGCTAGTTTTTTCCAAGAATTCCTTGGATAACATTGTTTTCCACCAATGAATCGCTATAGTAATTACTTGGTTTACCATTTATGTAGTATTTGGAGGAGCTGTAAAATGTTATCTTTTGAAAAGGAGCGGAAAAAGCTTGTTGAAAAACTTGTTGAAGAAGGTGTTATTAGGAGTGAAAAAGTAAAGAAGGCGATGCTTGCTGTTCCGCGTGAGGAATTTGTACCTCCTAGTATGAGACAATGGGCTTATGTAGATCAACCTTTACCTATAGGGCATGGCCAAACTATTAGTGCACCACATATGGTAGCTTTAATGACTGAACTTCTTGATCCACAGCCAGGTGATAAAGTACTTGAAATAGGTACAGGTTCTGGTTATCAAGCAGCTGTTTTAGCGGAAATTGTCGCTAAAAGCGATCCTAGTAGAAGGGGTCATGTATATTCTGTGGAGAGGATAAAGGAATTGGCTGAGTTTGCTAGAAGAAATCTTGCTCGGACAAGCTACATTAAGTATGTAACTATAATCGTTGGGGATGGAACCCTAGGTTACCCCAAGGAGGCGCCTTATGATAGAATTATAGTGACGGCAGCGGCCCCGGATATACCTGAGCCCTTGCTTCAACAGCTTAAGCCTGGCGGTAGAATGGTTATACCTGTTGGTGATACGAGTATCCAGAGGCTCTATATTGTTGATAAAAAACCTTCCGGGGAAATAAGCGTAAAAGAAGATATTTATTGTCTATTCGTCCCCTTGGTAGGAAAGTATGGATGGAATGAACGGTATTTCTAGCCGAACCACGCTTCTAGCCCCATTTGTTTACTCTTAATGTGCTCTCTGTAAGCCTTCTTCAGCCTCTCTATAGCATTCTTTACTCTATCTATGGAGAAATCGTGTTCATGTACAAGAAACTCTATAATATTCTTCTCATCTGGTTCGCGCCATTCTAGTTTATAGTCATCTGTTTTGGGTGGGTTAAGGAAGTATTCCCGGATCTTTAGTGGGTCTACGGGGAAGTATGCTCCGGGTATAACTTTGAGTGCTTTTTCGAGACTGCCATAGCTCTTGATGAGAGTGTATGCTTTCTTTGGACCTATACCTTTTACTCCTTCGGGATTGTAGTCTGTACCTATGAGAATAGCGATGTCTACTAGCTGTTCTCGTGTTATTCCAAGTTTCTTCAATAATTTATCGAGCTCAATTATCTCTGGTTTTATCTCTATATAAACGTCTTTACGTGGTAACTTCCTTCTCCCAGTTATGGTTAGGTTTCTTACAAGCCGGGGGCTTCCGAATAATAAGGAGTCGTAGTCCTGGCTTCCAACAGCCCATGTATCGCCTTTACTAGTCATGTAGGCTGCTTGTGCTTCTCCTTCAGCTGGTGCTTGAACCCATGGAATACCCATGTAGTCAAGCAGTCTTTTTGCATCGTTAACCATGTCTTCTGTTAGTTTAGATGACATCTGAGCATATCTCTTAGCAGCCTCGAGGTCTCCCTTCTTGAGGGCCTCTTCATACTTTTTAACGGCTTCTTCTTTTACTCGTTTTCTTCTCTCGATCTCCATTTGTTTGATCTCTGGTGGTTTTCCATCGAACACGTATACGGGTTTAATACCGTTTTCCATGAGGTTTATTGTCCTATAGAACAAGCCACTTAAATGGCTGGTTATCCTACCACGGCTATCCATTAAAGGAGTACCATCTGGCTGTCTTATTGCAGCTAAAAACTGGTATAGTGCATTATATCCATCAATAGCTATGGCATTTCCTCTAAGCATTCTCAGATCTTCAACAACTACTTTTACTTCGTCGGGAATAAGGTCTTTTAAGTTAACACCCAACCAGGGTCACCTATGAATTGTATGGGGTGGAGAAGAGTTTATTGTTAGCGGTTTAGATCTTGCCTTTTATAAAGTCTTCAGAAAACGTTATGTTTAAGTCTCTCCCAACTTTATTTACGATAATAAATCCTCTTAGCTCAAGAGTCATTATAATTTTATAGAGCTCACTTAACGATATATCATAGCCGTATTCCTCTTTAAGTATACGATACAATTCTCTATCAATAATTCTACCGCCATGTTTTGCTATTTCGTCTATGACAACCTTGTGTAATGGTCGTGGTCTCCATTGTGTACCTAGTTTACTCAATGCCCGTTCCCCCATTTTTATCACGTTAATGCATTAAAGGAGAGGAGACATTGTGTACTAGAGATTACGTGTAAAAACCATATAGCAAGACTTACGTGTATAACTGTGGTTTAATATGTGCTTTCGGTAATTTCTGTCTTGCGGTTTCAGCCCATTCTCTATACATTCTCTCCATTTGTGGTGTTATTGATGGTCTTATGTACATCATTGCTGTCTCAAAGTGCCTCATATGAACCATTGTTGTGTTTACGTCTTCTCTTAGTGCTTGTAATGCTGCTTCTCTAACAAGTGCTTCTAGGTCTGCTCCACTGTATCCTTCTGTTCTGCTGGCAATCTCCTCTAGATCGACATCGGGTGCTAATGGCATGTTTCTTGTATGTATTCTAAGGATTTCGAGCCGTGCTCTATAGTCTGGTGGTGGTACGTAGATGAGTTTGTCGAATCTTCCTGGTCTTAGTAGTGCTGGGTCTAGAATGTCTGGTCTATTGGTTGCAGCAATAACAACAACGTTCTCTAGTCTATAGATACCGTCCATTTCCGTTAATAGTTGGCTAACGATCCTCTCGGTCACCCTGGTGTCGCTAGCATAGCCACGGGCGGGTGCTATAGCGTCTATTTCATCGAAGAAAATGACTACGGGGGCGTATTGGCGTGCTTTCCTAAAGATCTCTCTTATTGCTTTTTCGCTTTCTCCTACCCATTTGCTGAGGATTTCTGGTCCTCTGACTGCGATGAAGTTTGCTCCGCTTTCGGTTGCCACAGCTTTTGCTAGCAAGGTCTTGCCTGTACCTGGTGGCCCGAACAACAAGATACCCTTAGGAGGCTTGATTCCCAGTCTCTTGAATGCTTCAGGGTACTTCATGGGCCATTCTACTGCTTCACGTAACTGCTGCTTAACATCCTCAAGACCACCAACATCACTCCACCTAACCTCAGGAACCTCAACATAAATCTCTCTCAAACCGCTTGGTACGACTTCTTTGTATGCTGCTAAGAAGTCCTCCATTCTAACTTCCATTTTCTCAAGTACTTCAGCTGGTATTGTCTCGCTTTCTAGATCGATTTCTGGGAGGTACCTCCTGAGTGCGTGGAGTGCAGCTTCTTTAGCCAAAGCGGCTAGGTCTGCGCCGGTGTAGCCGTGGGTTATTTCAGCTAATTTCTCTAAATCAACATCAGGTGCTAGGGGCATTCCTCTTGTATGTATTTGTAGGATCTCTAGTCTGCCTTGTTTATCGGGTAACGGTATCTCTATTTCTCTATCGAATCTACCGGGTCTCCTTAATGCTGGATCGAGGGCATTTGGTCTATTAGTTGCAGCTATTACTATAACGTCTCCTCTACTCTCAAGACCGTCCATGAGCGCTAGAAGCTGTGCTACAACTCTCCTTTCTACTTCGCCTACAACCTCATCTCTCTTCGGGGCTATCGCGTCTATTTCGTCGATGAATATTATTGCGGGTGCATTCTTTTTTGCTTGCTCAAAGATCTCTCTTAGTCTTTGCTCGCTTTCTCCATAGAATTTACTCATGATCTCTGGGCCATTGATTGCTATAAAGTATGCTTCAGCCTCGTTTGCTACAGCCTTTGCAAGCAGGGTTTTGCCAACACCAGGTGGACCATAGAGTAGTATTCCCTTGGGGGGCTCTATTCCTAGCCTCTTGAAGAGCTCAGGGTGTCTTAGAGGTAGTTCTACTAGTTCTCTTACTCTCTGTATAATGTGCTTCATACCGCCTATGTCTTCGTATGTTACACGTGGTACTTTGTATTGTTCATCAGGCTTCTCGAGTAGAATAAGGTTTGTTGTTGACTTTATTATCACTGGTCCTTTAGGTTTTGTGTAGACTACTGTGAAGGGGAGCGATTGACCCAACATGTGGATAAGAATCATATCGCCCTCAATGACGGGTCTCTCGAGTAGTTTTGATTTAACGTACTTGGCGAATCCTTGGTCGACTGTTGCATAGAATTTCGTTGGAGCTATTTTTACTACTTGCGCGGGTCTAGCGTAGATTTTTGATACAGTTACTTTATCGCCTATTTTCACGCCAGCATTCTGTCTAGTTACGTTGTCAAGCCTGATTATACCGAGTCCTCTGTCTTCAGGCATTCCCTGGATAGCTTTCACAACGGTTTTTCTTTTTCCTTCAACTTCTATTATGTCGCCGTTTTCTATCTCTAGTTTCTTCATTGCATCTGGGTCTAGTCGAGCTATGCCTTTGCCTGTATCTCTATGATATGCTTCTAGTACCCTCAATACGAGTTTCTTCGAAGAACTGCTAGCAGTTATTGATGGTGTCACGTTTTACACCTATTATCATACTTCCTCTAATTAAGTGGTGTTTACCCCCCTAAAATACCTTAGACACTTATGTAGTTTAGAATAGTTTTTTGAAAAGACTATTTTTCCATTACAAAAAACAACTAGTTTACTCTGATAGCCTATGGACTATTTCAACCTCTACCTGGCTAACTCCATCAACACTTGATACGAGTTTTTCTAGAGGCTCAGTGCCTCCCTCGGTTATCTCGGGCATTATGATGTATACTCTAAGTGCTTTTAGACCAAATGCTATAGGCTCGATCTCATGTCTAGCTAGTTCATAGCCTTCTGGTAGTTTCTCTTTTATCTTCTCTTTGAGCTGCTCTAGATCGATGTTTATGTCTTCAGGAAGAATCTTCATTACAACAAGTACTCTAGCCATATATACCACCTAACTAGAGGTTATGGACCAACGAAACCACAATTAGGACATTTATATTGTACAGAGAATTTTCTACATTTCTTACAACGCCATATTAGTACAGTTCCGCAGTTAGGGCAAGAAAACGATACACCATGCTCATGCGGCTGGAGCGGCCTATGGCAACTAGAGCATATTGGTGGTGATGCGGCTTCCAGGATCTGTGCTCCTCCGGACTCCTCGTACTTGCTGGCCATGGCTCAAACACCGTTAGGACTACTGCATTGGTTAAAACTCTATACAAGCCTATAAAACTATCGGATAGAATAAGCATGTATATAAGTTGAGCTTAATGGGAGGTAGTAGAATGGTTGATGTATTTAACTATAAGCAGGTTATTGTTGTTCGAACTGACATAAGTATGAGTAAAGGAAAACTAGCGGTACAAGTAGCTCACGCAGCTGTTTCAGCTGCTTTCGAAGCATATAGAAAATGGAGGAAATGGTTTGATGAATGGTTTGCGGAAGGGCAGAAGAAAGTCGTGGTGAAAGTAAGTTCTGAGAAAGAACTACTAGATATAGCTGAAGAGGCACGTAGGCTTGATCTACCTGTTGCTATTATCCGTGATGCCGGGCTTACGGAGCTCCCGCCTGGAACTCTCACGGCCGTAGGAATAGGGCCGGCGCCATCGAATATTATCGATAAGGTTACAGGGAGGCTTAAACTACTATGAAGCCTTGTTACTGTAATGATCTCGATATCGTGGCAGGAATATCGTTTTGCTTAACCCGGGAAAAAATTGATGCGAAATACAGTTTTTCTCCCGAAACATTTCATGTGATCGAAATTATTGATTGGAGGAGTCTAGGATTCAATATTGATAATGGAGACTATATTGTTCTTAAGATTGAGAAAAAGAACATCGATACCTTTACTGTGGCTGATGTTGTTTCGAAAACACTGGGTGTGCCTAGGAGCAATATTATATACCTCGGACTTAAAGACAAGCGATCGTATTCAGTACAATATTTCTTCCTGAAAAAATACTTGGTTAGAAGAGACTTAAAGATAGGCAGTGTATTAATTGAACAAGATAATCTTGTTGCAATTGTGCATGGATTTGTTAGAAGGAAACCTAGGAAAGAACATCTTTTAGGAAACATGTTTAGAGTTCTCATAAGTGATTACAATAAAAATCACCATAAAGCTAGGAGTATTATTGATAAAATATGTATTCACGGTCTTCCCTCATATTATGGTTATCAAAGATTTGGTGTCACGAGACCAAACACGCATTATGTAGGTAAAATGCTTCTATTAGGAGAATATGTTGATGCACTCCATGAATTTGTGGAGGGAGCCTATCTTAGTGAATCAATAGAATCACTAAAATCACGTAAATACAAGGTTTTTCCCTACTCAATGAGGTATGAGTTCCAAGTATTCAAAAGATCTATGTCAAGTGTTTATCATTCCTGGATGAGTCTTGACTCAAGATTATTCAACTTGTTTATTGAATCATATCAATCATATCTCTTTAACAGAATGTTATCAAAAATATTTCTTCTAAAGAGAAACGTTGCGAATAAAGTGAATGAAGTATGTGTCCCTGGAATGGATTGTCTTGACCCCTTTGATATTGTTACCGAAGTATTACTTGATGAAGGAATTGACTATAATGTATTTTCTGCAAGAAGAATAAGGGGTTGGCGGCGGAGCATCTTGTTTAGACCACGTGATGTCAGATTTGAAAGACACGGTACTGATTTCTATTTGGTTTTCCGTCTAGAAAAAGGGTTTTTTGCATCTATTGTCTTAAGAGAATTGTTTAAAGAAAATCTTGAATTAAAGTGAAAATTACTCGTATCTTATTCTAACGGGCTTACCTATAATTTCGCCGAGAATTTTCTCATAGTCTTTTATGTAATTAGATATCAGTCTATGATCCCTTCTCGGGATCCTAATAACAACTTGTTCGCTTCCATCGGGAAGCCATAAGGTGTTGACGCCTAGCAGTATTGCAGGATGAATGACTTGTTCTATAAGTCTTCTTATATCACCTGTTTTTTCAATAATCTTTACTCTAAAACCTAGTTTCTGTGAAAGGTCTTTGGATGCTTTCTCTAATGCTTTGGGATCGCCGATACCTTGGACAAGTACTATAATTATGTTATCGCTCTTGTATGCTTTTATATAACTGCCTTGTCTTAACTCTTTATACTTGCCTTCCTCTAGCTCTATCAGTGTCTTCATTATTGGTATCTCGTATTGTTGTACTTCTCCTGTATCGACAAGTCTTTGGCAGCGTGGACAAAGTATGCCGCTTTTAACACAGACCTTGTCTAGCGGGTACTTCACTTAAGACAACACCTCATTTCTGCTTCAGCATCCTTCTCTTAAAGCTTAAGACATTATTTAGACTATTAACCTTATTCCCTATTTGTATTTTGTTCCTATAATATCTTTAGGATCTTTTTAACTTGATTGAATTGAGAACAGATATGTA contains:
- a CDS encoding CDC48 family AAA ATPase — its product is MTPSITASSSSKKLVLRVLEAYHRDTGKGIARLDPDAMKKLEIENGDIIEVEGKRKTVVKAIQGMPEDRGLGIIRLDNVTRQNAGVKIGDKVTVSKIYARPAQVVKIAPTKFYATVDQGFAKYVKSKLLERPVIEGDMILIHMLGQSLPFTVVYTKPKGPVIIKSTTNLILLEKPDEQYKVPRVTYEDIGGMKHIIQRVRELVELPLRHPELFKRLGIEPPKGILLYGPPGVGKTLLAKAVANEAEAYFIAINGPEIMSKFYGESEQRLREIFEQAKKNAPAIIFIDEIDAIAPKRDEVVGEVERRVVAQLLALMDGLESRGDVIVIAATNRPNALDPALRRPGRFDREIEIPLPDKQGRLEILQIHTRGMPLAPDVDLEKLAEITHGYTGADLAALAKEAALHALRRYLPEIDLESETIPAEVLEKMEVRMEDFLAAYKEVVPSGLREIYVEVPEVRWSDVGGLEDVKQQLREAVEWPMKYPEAFKRLGIKPPKGILLFGPPGTGKTLLAKAVATESGANFIAVRGPEILSKWVGESEKAIREIFRKARQYAPVVIFFDEIDAIAPARGYASDTRVTERIVSQLLTEMDGIYRLENVVVIAATNRPDILDPALLRPGRFDKLIYVPPPDYRARLEILRIHTRNMPLAPDVDLEEIASRTEGYSGADLEALVREAALQALREDVNTTMVHMRHFETAMMYIRPSITPQMERMYREWAETARQKLPKAHIKPQLYT
- a CDS encoding elongation factor 1-beta; amino-acid sequence: MARVLVVMKILPEDINIDLEQLKEKIKEKLPEGYELARHEIEPIAFGLKALRVYIIMPEITEGGTEPLEKLVSSVDGVSQVEVEIVHRLSE
- a CDS encoding DUF1610 domain-containing protein, with protein sequence MASKYEESGGAQILEAASPPICSSCHRPLQPHEHGVSFSCPNCGTVLIWRCKKCRKFSVQYKCPNCGFVGP
- the pth2 gene encoding peptidyl-tRNA hydrolase Pth2, which produces MVDVFNYKQVIVVRTDISMSKGKLAVQVAHAAVSAAFEAYRKWRKWFDEWFAEGQKKVVVKVSSEKELLDIAEEARRLDLPVAIIRDAGLTELPPGTLTAVGIGPAPSNIIDKVTGRLKLL
- the truD gene encoding tRNA pseudouridine(13) synthase TruD — its product is MKPCYCNDLDIVAGISFCLTREKIDAKYSFSPETFHVIEIIDWRSLGFNIDNGDYIVLKIEKKNIDTFTVADVVSKTLGVPRSNIIYLGLKDKRSYSVQYFFLKKYLVRRDLKIGSVLIEQDNLVAIVHGFVRRKPRKEHLLGNMFRVLISDYNKNHHKARSIIDKICIHGLPSYYGYQRFGVTRPNTHYVGKMLLLGEYVDALHEFVEGAYLSESIESLKSRKYKVFPYSMRYEFQVFKRSMSSVYHSWMSLDSRLFNLFIESYQSYLFNRMLSKIFLLKRNVANKVNEVCVPGMDCLDPFDIVTEVLLDEGIDYNVFSARRIRGWRRSILFRPRDVRFERHGTDFYLVFRLEKGFFASIVLRELFKENLELK
- a CDS encoding transcription elongation factor codes for the protein MKYPLDKVCVKSGILCPRCQRLVDTGEVQQYEIPIMKTLIELEEGKYKELRQGSYIKAYKSDNIIIVLVQGIGDPKALEKASKDLSQKLGFRVKIIEKTGDIRRLIEQVIHPAILLGVNTLWLPDGSEQVVIRIPRRDHRLISNYIKDYEKILGEIIGKPVRIRYE